In one Mucilaginibacter ginsenosidivorax genomic region, the following are encoded:
- a CDS encoding O-acetylhomoserine aminocarboxypropyltransferase/cysteine synthase family protein, which yields MSALKFETLQLHAGQEVEPTTGSRAVPLYQTTSYVFKNAEHGANLFALKEFGNIYTRLMNPTTDVFEKRIAALEGGVAALATASGQAAQFIALNNILQVGDNFVTSPFLYGGTYNQFKVAFKRLGIDVRFAKDDTAESLEALIDDKTKAIYLETIGNPGFTIADFDKVGALAKKHDLPLIVDNTFGAGGYLFRPLEHGASVVVQSTTKWIGGHGTSIGGVIVDGGTYNWGNGKFPQFTEPSEGYHGLVFADVFGIGGPFGNIQFIIRARVEGLRDFGPSQSPFNSWLNIQGLETLSLRVQRHVDNTLELAKWLDQHPQVASVNYPGLTSSPYHELAKKYLKNGFGAVLSFEIDGDKEAAGKLIDSLKLVSHLANVGDAKTLIIQPSATTHQQLSDEEQLSAGVTPTSLRVAVGIEHIDDIKADFEQAFAKIKEAQAELA from the coding sequence ATGTCAGCCTTAAAATTCGAAACCTTACAATTACATGCCGGCCAGGAAGTTGAACCTACTACAGGTTCACGCGCGGTGCCACTTTATCAAACTACATCGTACGTATTTAAAAACGCCGAGCATGGCGCCAACCTTTTCGCGCTAAAAGAGTTTGGCAATATTTATACCCGCTTAATGAACCCCACTACCGATGTGTTTGAAAAACGCATTGCCGCTTTAGAGGGCGGTGTTGCGGCTTTAGCCACTGCATCGGGCCAGGCAGCGCAGTTTATAGCGTTAAATAACATTTTACAGGTGGGCGATAATTTTGTGACCTCGCCCTTTTTATATGGCGGCACTTACAACCAGTTTAAAGTAGCCTTTAAACGCTTAGGTATTGATGTGCGTTTTGCCAAAGATGATACCGCCGAAAGCCTTGAAGCTTTAATAGATGATAAAACCAAGGCCATTTACCTGGAAACTATTGGTAACCCGGGCTTTACAATTGCCGATTTTGATAAAGTTGGCGCATTGGCCAAAAAGCACGACCTGCCTTTAATAGTTGATAACACTTTTGGAGCAGGCGGCTATTTATTCCGCCCGTTGGAGCATGGCGCAAGCGTGGTGGTACAATCAACCACTAAGTGGATTGGCGGCCACGGTACCAGTATTGGCGGCGTTATTGTTGACGGCGGCACTTATAACTGGGGCAACGGCAAATTCCCGCAGTTTACTGAGCCATCTGAAGGTTACCACGGCTTAGTTTTTGCAGATGTGTTTGGCATTGGCGGTCCGTTTGGTAATATTCAATTTATTATTCGCGCCCGTGTAGAAGGATTGCGCGATTTTGGTCCTTCGCAATCCCCATTTAATTCATGGCTCAACATCCAGGGACTGGAAACACTATCATTACGGGTGCAGCGCCATGTAGATAATACATTGGAACTGGCCAAATGGCTTGATCAGCATCCGCAGGTAGCATCAGTAAATTATCCCGGATTAACATCGTCGCCATACCACGAATTAGCAAAAAAATATCTGAAAAATGGCTTTGGAGCAGTATTGTCTTTCGAGATTGATGGTGATAAAGAAGCAGCAGGTAAATTAATAGATAGCTTGAAACTGGTGAGCCATTTGGCCAATGTGGGCGATGCCAAAACATTGATCATTCAGCCATCGGCAACAACACATCAGCAGCTATCTGATGAAGAACAGCTATCGGCAGGCGTTACCCCAACATCGTTAAGAGTAGCGGTTGGTATTGAGCATATTGACGATATAAAAGCAGATTTTGAACAGGCATTTGCCAAAATAAAAGAGGCGCAAGCCGAATTAGCGTAG
- a CDS encoding homoserine O-acetyltransferase family protein, with product MNTEIFKYTQTFELESGEQLQQLEIGFHTYGRLNKERDNVVWVCHALTANADVFDWWKGFVGTANKFNPEEHFIVCANILGSPYGTTNPLSTNPETGLPYFLTFPQFTIRDIVKAHQLLAAHLGIGNIHILIGGSLGGQQAIEWGIIEPNRIKNLILIATNARHSPWGIAFNESQRLALTADVTFNNHTIEGGQNGLKAARSIALLSYRTYKTYGITQQEEIDSKTDNFKASTYQEYQGQKLVNRFNAYSYWYLTKVMDSHNVGRGRNGVEKALSLIKARTLVIGIKSDVLFPIEEQEYLFRHIPKSAFAELDSFYGHDGFLIETEALTNIITSFFKTDVKGKIIELQRTA from the coding sequence ATGAATACAGAAATATTTAAGTACACACAAACTTTTGAGCTGGAATCTGGCGAACAACTACAGCAACTGGAGATAGGCTTTCATACGTATGGCCGCTTAAACAAAGAGCGGGACAACGTGGTGTGGGTATGCCACGCCCTGACAGCCAATGCCGATGTTTTTGATTGGTGGAAAGGTTTTGTGGGCACCGCAAATAAATTTAACCCCGAAGAACATTTTATAGTTTGTGCCAATATTTTAGGTTCGCCGTATGGTACAACTAATCCGTTAAGTACAAATCCTGAAACTGGTTTGCCATATTTTTTAACATTCCCCCAATTTACCATCAGGGACATTGTTAAGGCCCACCAGTTATTAGCTGCCCATTTGGGCATCGGCAATATCCATATCCTTATTGGGGGGTCATTGGGTGGTCAGCAGGCTATCGAATGGGGTATTATTGAACCAAACCGTATCAAAAACCTTATTTTGATAGCTACCAACGCGCGTCATTCGCCATGGGGCATAGCATTTAATGAGTCGCAGCGTTTGGCTTTAACTGCCGACGTGACTTTTAACAACCACACTATTGAAGGCGGCCAGAATGGATTAAAGGCTGCCAGGAGTATAGCGCTGCTCTCCTACCGTACTTATAAAACTTATGGTATTACACAGCAGGAGGAGATTGACAGCAAAACCGACAATTTTAAGGCATCAACCTACCAGGAATACCAGGGCCAAAAACTGGTGAACCGGTTTAATGCCTACAGCTACTGGTATTTAACCAAGGTGATGGACTCGCACAATGTAGGCCGCGGCCGCAACGGTGTTGAGAAAGCATTAAGCCTTATCAAGGCCCGTACTTTGGTTATCGGCATCAAGTCGGACGTGTTATTTCCCATCGAAGAGCAGGAATACCTGTTTAGGCACATTCCCAAATCGGCCTTTGCCGAATTGGATTCGTTTTATGGCCACGATGGCTTTTTAATTGAAACAGAAGCATTAACAAATATTATAACATCGTTTTTTAAAACTGATGTAAAAGGAAAAATTATAGAATTGCAACGTACAGCGTAA
- a CDS encoding homoserine dehydrogenase, with protein sequence MSKKLSIGLFGFGVVGQGLYDIIKTKNLNIEIVKFAIKDPHKERSLPADLFTTDRDELLNNPEINTIVELINDTEAAFEIVSRALSSGKNVVSASKKMIALHLEELIELQHKHGTSLLYEGAVCGSIPIIRNLEEYYDNELLHSISGIFNGSSNYILSKGFIEGLDYDSALKQAQDLGFAETDPTSDVGGYDAKYKLVIAAAHAYGVIVQPDEVFNLGIQNLAAQDLQYAREKNLKIKLVPVAKELDDSNVAMFVLPKFVNSTEFLYNVEYEYNGVTVQAAFADQQFFFGKGAGGHPTGSAVLSDIAALRYSYQYEYKKAKEKTGLQFTNDVEFDIYLRYDDERLVEDLKFISIKERYYSGNYKFVIGKVNLQSLIDNQLQIAEGKAFVAFAGQLTGVSLASI encoded by the coding sequence ATGAGTAAAAAGTTAAGTATAGGATTATTTGGATTTGGCGTAGTTGGACAGGGATTATATGATATCATCAAGACAAAAAATTTAAACATCGAAATTGTAAAATTTGCTATTAAGGATCCGCACAAAGAGCGCTCCCTGCCGGCAGATTTATTTACCACAGATAGAGACGAGTTGCTAAACAACCCGGAGATTAATACCATTGTAGAATTGATTAACGATACCGAGGCGGCTTTTGAAATTGTATCAAGAGCATTAAGCAGTGGCAAAAACGTTGTATCGGCCAGTAAAAAAATGATAGCGCTTCATTTAGAAGAGTTGATTGAGCTACAGCACAAACATGGTACTTCATTATTATACGAAGGTGCGGTTTGCGGTAGCATCCCTATTATCCGTAACCTGGAAGAGTATTATGATAATGAACTACTACACTCCATAAGCGGAATTTTTAACGGATCATCAAATTATATTTTATCTAAAGGCTTTATTGAAGGCCTTGATTATGATAGCGCCCTGAAACAAGCGCAAGACCTTGGTTTTGCCGAAACCGACCCTACCAGCGACGTAGGCGGTTACGATGCCAAATATAAGCTGGTTATTGCTGCGGCACATGCCTATGGCGTAATCGTTCAGCCAGATGAAGTTTTCAATTTGGGCATCCAGAACCTTGCTGCCCAGGATTTACAATACGCCCGCGAAAAGAACCTGAAAATTAAACTGGTTCCGGTAGCTAAAGAATTGGACGATAGCAACGTGGCCATGTTTGTATTGCCAAAATTTGTTAACAGCACCGAGTTTTTATATAACGTAGAGTACGAGTACAATGGGGTAACAGTACAAGCCGCCTTTGCCGATCAGCAATTCTTTTTCGGAAAAGGCGCCGGTGGCCACCCTACCGGTTCGGCGGTGTTATCTGATATAGCTGCTTTGCGCTATAGCTACCAATACGAGTACAAAAAAGCCAAAGAAAAAACAGGACTTCAATTTACCAACGATGTGGAGTTTGACATCTATTTAAGATACGATGATGAGCGGTTGGTAGAAGATTTGAAATTTATCTCGATAAAAGAACGCTACTATTCGGGCAATTATAAATTTGTTATCGGAAAAGTTAATTTACAAAGCCTTATTGATAACCAATTGCAAATAGCCGAAGGAAAGGCGTTTGTTGCCTTTGCCGGCCAGCTTACCGGGGTTAGCCTGGCATCGATATAA
- a CDS encoding cysteine desulfurase family protein encodes MRVYFDNAATTPLDPEVLKEMYKVMENHYGNPSSIHSHGREARTLIERSRKTIAGLLHTSPAEIFFTSSGTEADNTAIRCGIIDHNITHAITSHIEHHAVLHTLEAMEKSGVIKLSFVNIDSKGNVDYDHLETLLKDNARSFVSIMHANNEIGTLSDMNRIGDLCEAYNAIYHCDTVQTMGHYQHDLSKLKTHFLVCAGHKLHGPKGVGFLHINHRIKIKPLIYGGSQERNMRGGTENIYGIVGLAKALELAYAEMEQHQAHIQGLKSYMLGKLASEIPGVNFNGETDPEKSLYTVLNVAFPEMEMADMLLFNLDISGISASGGSACSSGTDIGSHVLTSIGASSSRPSVRFSFSKYNTKDEVDFTVAKVKELCLVNA; translated from the coding sequence ATGCGTGTTTATTTTGATAATGCTGCTACTACGCCGCTTGACCCTGAAGTTTTAAAAGAAATGTATAAAGTGATGGAAAACCATTATGGTAATCCATCTTCAATTCATTCACATGGGAGGGAGGCGCGTACGCTAATCGAAAGGTCGCGCAAAACCATAGCCGGGCTGCTGCATACTTCGCCTGCTGAAATATTTTTTACCTCGAGCGGCACCGAAGCCGATAACACAGCCATCCGTTGCGGCATTATTGATCATAACATTACCCATGCCATAACCAGCCATATTGAGCACCATGCCGTATTGCATACATTGGAGGCTATGGAAAAATCGGGTGTCATCAAATTAAGCTTTGTTAATATTGACAGTAAAGGCAATGTAGATTACGACCACCTGGAGACTTTATTGAAGGATAATGCCAGGAGTTTTGTATCTATCATGCACGCCAATAACGAGATTGGTACCCTATCGGATATGAACCGCATTGGCGACCTTTGCGAGGCTTATAATGCCATCTATCATTGCGATACGGTACAAACCATGGGGCACTATCAGCATGACCTGAGTAAGCTTAAAACTCATTTTTTGGTTTGCGCCGGTCATAAACTGCATGGGCCTAAAGGCGTTGGTTTTTTACACATTAACCACCGCATTAAAATAAAACCTTTAATATACGGCGGATCGCAGGAGCGTAATATGCGCGGCGGTACCGAAAATATTTACGGCATTGTTGGCCTGGCCAAAGCTTTAGAGTTGGCCTATGCCGAAATGGAGCAACACCAGGCACATATCCAGGGCTTAAAATCATACATGCTGGGCAAACTGGCCAGCGAAATCCCCGGCGTAAACTTTAACGGCGAAACCGACCCTGAAAAGAGTTTATATACTGTACTTAACGTAGCTTTTCCTGAGATGGAAATGGCAGATATGTTATTATTTAATTTAGATATCAGCGGCATATCGGCATCAGGCGGCAGCGCCTGCAGCTCGGGCACCGATATTGGCTCGCATGTACTTACCTCGATAGGAGCAAGCTCGTCAAGGCCTTCGGTGAGGTTTTCCTTTTCCAAATACAACACAAAAGACGAAGTTGATTTCACCGTAGCTAAAGTAAAAGAGCTTTGTTTGGTGAACGCGTAA
- the glmM gene encoding phosphoglucosamine mutase, whose translation MTLIKSISGIRGTIGGTAGDGLTPLDIVKFTSAYGAWAVKKSGIKKIVIGRDARISGTMVNNLVVGTLQGLGIDVIDLGLSTTPTVEVAVTGEQAAGGIILTASHNPKQWNALKLLNADGEFISDADGKEVLEIAENSDFKYADVNDLGKVTLDDSWLQKHIDLVLALPLVDVEAIKKADFNIVIDCVNSTGGIFVPALLKALGVKTIHELYCEPDGNFPHNPEPLPENLTALSKEVLNKRAHLGIAVDPDVDRLCFVCEDGNMFGEEYTLVAVADYVLQNNLGNTVSNLSSTRALRDVTEKAGGEYHASAVGEVNVVNQMKAVNAVIGGEGNGGIIYPEIHYGRDALVGIALFLTHLAKYGKSVSNLRQSYPGYFISKNKITLTPEMDIDALLTKVEEKYMKQPHSTIDGLKIEFDKEWVHLRRSNTEPIIRIYSEGNSETVANGLANKIIADIKEILN comes from the coding sequence TTGACACTTATAAAATCAATTTCGGGAATACGCGGTACCATTGGTGGTACTGCCGGCGATGGTTTAACACCGCTTGATATTGTAAAATTCACATCGGCTTACGGTGCCTGGGCAGTTAAAAAATCAGGGATCAAAAAAATTGTGATAGGCCGCGATGCCCGCATATCTGGCACTATGGTTAATAACCTGGTAGTAGGTACTTTACAAGGCCTCGGCATAGATGTAATAGACCTTGGCCTTTCAACTACGCCTACTGTTGAAGTTGCAGTTACAGGCGAGCAGGCGGCAGGTGGCATTATACTAACGGCAAGCCATAACCCAAAACAATGGAACGCGCTTAAGCTACTGAATGCCGATGGCGAATTTATAAGTGATGCAGATGGTAAAGAAGTACTGGAAATTGCCGAAAACAGCGATTTTAAATATGCCGATGTAAACGACCTTGGTAAGGTTACCCTTGATGATAGCTGGCTGCAAAAACATATCGATCTTGTACTGGCATTGCCGCTGGTTGATGTGGAAGCTATAAAAAAGGCCGATTTTAATATTGTAATTGATTGTGTAAATTCTACCGGCGGTATTTTTGTACCGGCCTTGCTAAAGGCACTGGGTGTAAAAACCATTCACGAATTATATTGCGAGCCCGATGGCAATTTTCCGCATAACCCGGAACCGTTGCCGGAGAACCTCACAGCCTTGTCAAAAGAAGTTTTAAATAAGCGTGCTCATTTAGGTATAGCCGTTGACCCGGATGTTGACCGCCTGTGCTTTGTTTGCGAGGATGGCAATATGTTTGGCGAGGAATATACGCTGGTTGCCGTAGCCGATTACGTGCTGCAGAATAATTTGGGTAATACGGTATCCAACCTGTCGTCGACCCGTGCGTTGCGCGATGTTACCGAAAAGGCCGGCGGCGAATATCACGCGTCGGCAGTAGGCGAAGTGAACGTGGTTAACCAAATGAAAGCAGTTAACGCCGTAATTGGTGGCGAAGGTAATGGTGGTATTATTTATCCCGAAATACACTACGGCCGCGATGCTTTAGTTGGTATTGCCTTATTTTTAACCCACCTTGCTAAATATGGCAAGTCGGTTTCAAACCTGCGTCAGTCATATCCTGGTTATTTTATTTCCAAAAATAAGATCACTTTAACCCCCGAAATGGACATTGACGCCCTTTTGACCAAGGTTGAAGAAAAATACATGAAACAACCGCACTCAACAATTGACGGTTTGAAAATAGAATTTGATAAAGAATGGGTACATTTGCGTCGTTCAAATACTGAACCGATTATCCGTATTTACTCCGAGGGCAATTCAGAAACGGTTGCCAACGGACTGGCAAATAAGATAATCGCGGATATTAAAGAGATTTTGAATTAA
- a CDS encoding phosphatase PAP2 family protein — protein MPDYILQLDRHLFYFINHDLANPFFDLVMPWFRNPKFWIPLYIFIIVFSLWRYKKVGAVIIILLATTAGFADFTSATLIKHQVQRLRPCRDPVVGLTDINRIPCGTGYSFPSTHATDHFAMAIFLCLVFGKKWRWVWFAAIFWAALVSFAQVYVGVHFPVDVICGAIYGSLVGMLFAYIFKKIQPAF, from the coding sequence ATGCCAGATTACATCTTACAACTCGACCGGCATTTATTTTATTTCATCAACCACGATTTGGCCAACCCGTTCTTTGACCTGGTTATGCCCTGGTTCCGCAATCCTAAATTCTGGATTCCGCTTTATATTTTCATTATTGTTTTTTCATTATGGCGGTATAAAAAAGTGGGCGCTGTTATCATCATCCTGTTGGCAACAACAGCAGGCTTTGCCGATTTTACAAGCGCTACCCTCATTAAGCACCAGGTACAAAGGCTTCGCCCCTGCCGCGATCCGGTTGTTGGCTTAACTGATATTAACCGCATTCCATGCGGAACGGGTTACAGCTTCCCTTCAACCCATGCGACCGATCATTTTGCCATGGCCATATTTTTATGCCTTGTTTTTGGCAAAAAGTGGCGCTGGGTATGGTTTGCTGCAATTTTCTGGGCCGCGCTGGTATCATTTGCCCAGGTGTATGTGGGAGTTCATTTCCCTGTCGATGTAATTTGCGGGGCTATTTACGGCTCGCTTGTGGGGATGCTGTTTGCCTATATTTTCAAAAAAATACAACCTGCCTTTTAA
- a CDS encoding ZIP family metal transporter — protein MEIWKVLLLFLSASFGGLSVFLFRGDNHKMLKLVLSFSGAYLFGITVLHLIPDAYHGNDNYVGVFILIGFLFQIVLELFSDGIEHGHMHKHQHDLVTFPVGIMVSLCLHAFLEGMPLAQGNQDQLVYGIALHHIPAAFALGTVLLTNKQGRNKTVFFILLFAVMAPAGYFFSNALSTSNIGNLQHYFNRIMGVVIGVFLHISTTILFESSADHKFNLRKMAAVLLGVAIALAGSPLTH, from the coding sequence ATGGAGATCTGGAAAGTTTTACTGTTATTTTTAAGCGCCTCCTTTGGTGGCCTATCTGTTTTTTTATTCAGGGGCGATAATCATAAAATGCTCAAACTTGTGCTATCGTTTAGCGGGGCATACCTATTTGGCATAACGGTTTTGCATTTAATACCCGATGCTTACCACGGCAATGATAATTATGTGGGGGTGTTTATCCTGATTGGTTTTCTTTTCCAGATTGTTTTAGAGCTGTTTTCTGACGGCATTGAGCACGGCCACATGCACAAACACCAGCACGACCTGGTAACTTTCCCGGTGGGTATTATGGTGAGCCTTTGCCTGCACGCTTTTTTGGAGGGGATGCCATTGGCGCAGGGCAACCAGGATCAGTTGGTTTATGGCATAGCACTGCACCATATACCGGCAGCGTTTGCTTTAGGTACTGTGCTGCTCACCAACAAGCAAGGCCGTAATAAAACCGTTTTTTTTATTTTGTTATTCGCCGTAATGGCGCCGGCGGGCTACTTTTTTAGTAATGCCTTAAGCACCAGTAATATTGGTAACCTGCAGCATTACTTTAACAGGATAATGGGCGTGGTAATTGGTGTCTTCCTGCACATATCCACCACCATATTATTTGAATCAAGCGCCGATCACAAATTTAACTTACGAAAAATGGCGGCTGTTCTTTTGGGAGTTGCCATTGCGTTGGCGGGAAGCCCCCTAACCCATTAA
- a CDS encoding M20 family metallo-hydrolase, translating into MTDSNNLYQLAVTLLQQLISIPSFSKEEDRTADLINEFLQQHGVTTHRKLNNIWAWNRHFDPAKPTILLNSHHDTVKPNSGYTRDPYDAKIEDGKLFGLGSNDAGGCLVSLIAVFLYFHDRENLKYNFCLATTAEEEISGVNGLELIIPDLGKLDFGIVGEPTLMQLAIAERGLMVLDCTAHGRAGHAAREEGENAIYKALTDIEWFRSFKFPKESEVFGPIKMSVTIINAGSQHNVVPASCVFTVDVRVTDAYRNEEVLEIIRQHVSCEVKPRSIRLKPSSIPKEHAIVQAGIALGRTTYGSPTTSDQSLLDIPSIKVGPGDSARSHTADEFVYVDEIREGIELYIKMLESIN; encoded by the coding sequence ATGACCGATAGCAACAATTTATACCAGTTGGCAGTTACATTACTGCAGCAGCTGATATCTATACCATCATTCAGTAAAGAAGAAGACCGTACAGCCGATCTGATTAACGAGTTTTTACAACAACATGGCGTAACCACCCATCGCAAGCTTAACAATATCTGGGCATGGAACAGGCATTTTGATCCGGCAAAGCCAACCATACTGCTCAACTCACATCATGATACCGTGAAACCCAATTCAGGTTACACACGCGATCCATATGATGCCAAAATTGAAGACGGCAAACTATTTGGCCTTGGCAGTAATGATGCAGGCGGTTGTCTGGTATCGTTAATAGCTGTATTTCTTTATTTTCACGACAGGGAAAACCTGAAATATAATTTTTGCCTGGCTACCACTGCCGAAGAAGAAATCTCGGGCGTAAACGGACTTGAACTCATTATCCCCGACCTGGGTAAACTTGATTTCGGTATAGTAGGAGAGCCTACCCTGATGCAGCTGGCCATTGCCGAACGTGGCTTAATGGTGTTGGATTGCACCGCTCATGGCCGCGCCGGGCATGCTGCCCGAGAAGAAGGCGAAAATGCCATCTATAAAGCATTAACAGATATTGAATGGTTCCGCAGTTTTAAGTTCCCCAAAGAATCGGAAGTTTTTGGGCCCATAAAAATGTCGGTTACCATTATCAACGCAGGTTCGCAGCATAATGTGGTACCGGCAAGTTGTGTGTTTACGGTTGATGTTCGGGTTACAGATGCCTACCGCAATGAGGAGGTTCTGGAAATCATCCGCCAGCACGTAAGCTGCGAGGTAAAGCCAAGATCTATCCGCCTTAAACCATCATCAATCCCCAAAGAGCATGCTATTGTGCAAGCCGGTATAGCTTTAGGCCGCACAACGTATGGCTCTCCAACCACCTCAGATCAATCGTTGCTGGATATCCCATCAATCAAAGTTGGCCCCGGCGATTCGGCAAGGTCACATACTGCTGACGAGTTTGTATATGTAGATGAAATAAGAGAAGGTATTGAGCTGTATATTAAAATGTTAGAGAGTATTAATTAG